The DNA window AACCTGAAAGCAAATTCCAACAATTATATTTTTTCCAAATGGAATATCGACGATGACGGATATAATGCCGGAAAGAATGAAGAGAATATTTTCCTTCCCGATGCCGGAACCTATGTGATCCAGCACCAGACGATAGGAGTTGGAGGCACTGTATCGGGTACTTCCAGCGGAACTATTGTAGTGCCAACTTCTGATCCTGTAGCAGGAAATATGATCCAGGGAGGAAGGTTCGATACTCCGGATGAAATTGCCAAATGGTCTAAGCATACCATCAGTGCATCCGGAGCCCAATGGGTTTTTGCCAACGGGAAAGCAACCATTGTGGCCAATGGAGGAAGCCAGCAGGGGATCTATCAGGCTGTGAACGTTGTGGCAGGACAGAAGTATGCCATTGATATGGTGGTTTCTTCGGAATCTGCCCTTGTCGATACCTGGTTTGAAGTATATGTCCTGAACAGCATGCCGGTTACAGGCCAGGACATCAGCGGAACGGTTTACCGCAACATCAATACCTGGGCAGGATGCGGAAAGTCAGCGTTCAAAGGTAAAGTGTCATCGGTGGGTTGTGACAGCCCTAAAAACGGGGGCGTTTTCACGGCAACCACCACAGGAACCGTTTACCTGGAAATCAAGTGCGGAGGAACAACCGTCAACAGCCTTAGCGTAGACAAAGTGGAATTCCGGAGAACACAATAATTTTCATTATGAAATCACACAATTCATATAGTTTATTTATGAGAAGTGCTGCACTTTGCGGTGTAGCGCTTCTCTCTTTTTTGGGGTGCAGCAGCACTTCATCAGATTTGGCCAATAACGAGAATCCGGTTAACGGCGGTGGCGGGACTACAGGTGATCCTGTGGATGTATGGCTGACGAAGGGTGACCAGTCGGTCAAACTGCAACAGCAGACCGCAGTATACTTTACTTCAGCATCCAACAGCTATCCGAGCATAGAGATCGATGCTTCCAAAGTCTTTCAGACGGTGGATGGCTTTGGCTATACCCTGACTGGCGGAAGCGTGGAAGTGATCAATCAGCTGACTGCCGCAAAGAAACAGGAATTACTGAATGACCTGTTCAGCAGCTCCGGAATCGGGATCAGTTACCTGAGGATCAGCATCGGAGCTTCGGATCTTAACAGTGAAGTGTTCTCATATGATGATATGCCGGCAGGCCAGACCGACCTTAGTCTTTCGCAGTTTAGCCTTACCAAGGATCAGGCAGTTATTCAGATGCTGAAAGATATCCTCGTGATCAACCCGAACATCAAAATCCTGACAACACCATGGTCGCCGCCGGTTTGGATGAAGGATAACGGAAGTACCATCGGCGGAAGCCTGAAACCCGAATATTACAATGTGTATGCACAGTATTTTGTAAAATACATCCAGGCTATGAAAGCACAGGGGATTACGGTTCATGCCGTTACGCCTCAGAATGAGCCTTTGCATCCTGGGAACAATCCCAGCCTGTATATGACAGCTGCCAATCAGGCTGCATTCATCAAAAATAATCTGGGTCCTGCTTTTCAGGCAGCCAACATCAATACCAAAATCATTGCCTACGATCATAACTGCGACAATCCGGCCTATCCTCTGGCAGTCCTGAATGATACTGGCGCTAATCCTTATGTGGACGGATCCGCATTTCATTTGTACGCAGGTGATATTTCAGCATTGAGTACTGTGCATAATTTATATCCGGATAAAAATGTTTATTTCACTGAGCAATGGACCAGTTCCACCGGGAATTTCTCCGGAGATTTGGATTGGCACGTAAAAAACATTATTATTGGATCTATGAGAAACTGGAGCAAAACCGCACTGGAGTGGAATGTAGCCAACAATGCCTCATTCGGGCCGCATACGCCCGGAGGATGTACGCAATGCAAAGGTGCAGTAACCATTAATGGCGGAAACAGCTATGAAAAAAATGTAGCGTACTACATCATTGCCCATGCTTCCAAATTTGTTCCGGTAAATTCCCAGCGGATTGCTTCCACAGAGACCGGTAACCTTTCTACGGTGGCTTTTAAAACGCCGGCAGGAAAGACGGTCCTGATTGTGCAGAACGGCAGTTCAACGGATCAGACATTTAATATCAAATACAATCAGAAAACAGCTCCTGTAACCATTTCAGGACACTCAGCAGCGACGTATATCTTTTAAAAAAGCATATGAAAAGAGTTTATTTCTTACTGGCCGTTGCAGCCTTCGGGATGAATGCATCCGGACAGAAAACGGCAGACCAGAAAGCCTCCGAACTGTTATCTAAAATGACATTGGAGGAAAAAATAGGGCAGTTGGTCCAGTACAGCGGCTTTGAATACGCCACCGGTCCGCAAAACACCAATTCTGCAACCGTTCTGGAAGAAATAAAAAAAGGTAAGGTAGGATCCATGCTCAATGTAGCCGGATCCGAAGAGACCAGAAACTTTCAGAAGCTGGCGTTACAGTCGCGGCTGAAAATCCCGTTGCTTTTCGGGCAGGATGTGATCCACGGATACAGAACTACCTTTCCGGTGAATATCGGACAGGCAGCCAGCTGGGACCTCACACTTATTGAACAGTCAGAAAGGATTGCGGCTACGGAAGCTTCCGCTTACGGAATCCACTGGACTTTTGCCCCAATGGTTGATATCGCCAGAGATCCGAGATGGGGAAGGGTGATGGAAGGCTCCGGGGAAGATACTTACTTAGGAACCCGGATCGGGTTGGCAAGAATCAGGGGATTCCAGGGAAAAGGATTAGGCAATCTTGATGCGATCATGGCCTGTGCAAAGCATTTTGCGGCCTACGGTGCTGCAGTGGGCGGACGGGATTATAATTCGGTCGACATGAGCCTGCGGCAGCTTAATGAAACCTACCTTCCGCCGTTTAAGGCTGCTGCGGAAGCCGGAGTAGCTACATTCATGAACTCGTTCAATGATATCAACGGTATTCCTGCTACCACCAACCGGTATATCCTGAGGGATTTGCTGAAGGGACAGTGGAATTACAGGGGATTCGTGGTGTCTGACTGGGGCAGCATCGGGGAAATGGTGGCGCATGGCTATGCCAGAGATAATAAGGAAGCGGCTGAAAAAGCCATTATTGCCGGCAGTGATATGGACATGGAAAGCCGTGCCTACATGGCTGAACTCCCAAGGCTTGTTCAGGAAGGTAAAGTTGATTCTAAGCTGATTGATGATGCTGCACGGAGAATTCTGATCAAAAAATTCGAAATGGGTTTATTTGATGATCCTTACCGTTTCAGCAGTGAAAAAAGACAGCAGCAGCAGACCAATAACCGGGAGAACAGGAAATTCGGAAGGGAATTCGGCTCAAAGAGTATTGTTTTGATGAAAAACCAGGACAACATCCTGCCACTTTCGAGGTCCGTAAAGACAGTAGCTTTAATCGGCCCTTTCGGAAAAGAGACCACGGCAAACCACGGCTTCTGGTCGGTGGCATTTAAAGATGACAATCAAAGGATCATCAGTCAGTTCGACGGTATCAGAAGCCAGTTGGATAAAAATTCTACCTTGCTGTATGCGAAAGGCGCCAATGCGGATGACCAGGACAGATCCATGTTTGCAGAGGCCGTTGCAACCGCGAAAAAAGCTGATGTAGTCATCATGACTTTAGGGGAAGGCCATGCGATGAGCGGTGAAGCCAAGAGCCGGAGCAATATTCATTTTTCGGGTGTCCAGGAAGATTTACTGAAAGAAATCGCCAAAACCGGTAAACCGATTGTCCTGATGATCAATGCAGGAAGGCCGCTGGTGTTCGACTGGGCAGCAGATAACATTCCGGCCATCATGTATACCTGGTGGCTTGGAACGGAAGCCGGAAACTCTATTGCGGATGTACTCTTCGGATCGGTAAATCCGGGCGGGAAGCTGCCAATGACGTTCCCAAGAACCGAAGGACAGATTCCGGTATATTACAATCACTACAATACAGGAAGGCCGGCAAAAAACAATACGGACAGGAATTATGTTTCTGCCTATATCGATCTCGATAATGATCCGAAATTCCCTTTCGGGTACGGGCTGAGCTATACCACTTTCAGGTATTCCGATATGAGTTTAAGTTCGGCAAATCTTACAGGAAACCAGGCCCTGGACATCAGTGTTACTGTCTCCAATACCGGAAAATACGACGGTGAAGAGGTGGTACAGCTTTACATCAGGGATCTGGTAGGAAAAGTGGTAAGGCCTGTAAAGGAGCTGAAAGGCTTCCAGAAAGTCTTAATTAAAAAAGGGGAACAGAAAACGGTTCATTTCAGACTGACCACCCAGGACCTTAAGTTTTACGATGATGCACTGAATTACGACTGGGAACCCGGCGAGTATGACATTATGGTAGGAACTGATTCGCAACAGGTGCAAACCAAAAGAATTACATGGTTAAAATAAATAGTTTTTACAGACAGAAGCGGGATAACACCCGCTTTTGGCGGTAAAGGACATCAGGTTCCGGTAATGACGATTTAATAATAAACTTAAATTTTGAAGATGAAGATTCGATATATGCTTAGCCTTTTTACCGGAGGATTGCTGGTTTTTTCTGCATGCAGTTGTATTTCCTGGCTTTCACATCCACGCAGCAGGCTGGTCTGGAATGATGAATTCAATGGAAAAGGTTTGCCGGATTCCACCAAATGGAATTATGATGTCGGTGGCCACGGCTACGGAAATAATGAAGAACAGTTCTACACGAAAAACCGACCGGAAAATGCCAGGCTGGAAGATGGAAAGCTGGTCATTGAAGCCAGGAAAGAACAGTGGGAAGGTAATACATATACGTCTGCAAGGCTTTTGACTAAAGGAAAGTTCTCTTTTCAGTACGGTACCGTGGAGGTGAGGGCAAAGCTACCCAAAGGACGAGGAACCTGGCCTGCCATCTGGATGATGAGTGAGAAAATGAAAAAATGGCCGGATGACGGAGAACTGGATATTATGGAGCATGTAGGTTACCACCAGGGATACATCCATGCTTCCGTTCATACGAAGAAATATAACCACATCATCGGAACCCAGAAAACAGATACCCTTGTTGTACAGGATGCCAGTGAACAGTTCCATGTTTATAAAGGGGTCTGGACACCTGAAAAGATTGATGTATATGTGGATAAACAGAAGTATTTCACGTATGAAAACAGGGAAAAGACCTATGACGCATGGCCGTTTGACCAGCCCTATTTTCTCATCCTGAATCTTGCCATCGGCGGCTTCTGGGGTGGTAAAGAGGGCATTGATGACCGTATATTTCCGCAAAAGTTTGAGATTGATTATGTAAGGGTTTACCAGAACCGATAAATGACCGGTTAAAATTCCCATCTTTTTGATAAAAATAAAAATTCGGAAGAGTTTTTGATAGGGAGCAATATAAAAGAAAAAGAAATTATGAAGAAAATAGTCGTGAGCTGCCTGGTAATAGGAGCAGTTTTTAATGCAAGTGCACAAAATTACTGGAAGAAAAATGCAGGGAAGACAGCCCGGGTGATCCTTACTGATGCTAAAACACAGGAGAAGATGGCCGATAAGGGAGTGGTGAAATTTGTGAAAATGGACCAGCCCAAAGAAACTGATGCCTGTATTTTTGTAGATCCTGACTTTAAATACCAGAAACTGATCGGAATTGGTGGGGCCATTACAGATGCATCTGCGGAGACATTCTATAAAATGCCGAAGAATAAACAGAAAGAAATCATTGATGCTTATTACGGTAAAGACGGACTGGGCTATACAGTTGCCCGTACCAACATGAATTCCTGTGATTTTTCAAGTGATTCGTACACCTATGTCCGGGACAATGATACGTCGCTGAAGTCATTCAATGTGGCCCATGACGAGAAATATAAGATCCCGATGATCAAAGAAGCGCAGAAAGCTGTCGGGAAAGATTTTACATTTTACTTTTCACCCTGGAGCCCTCCGGCATGGATGAAGTCGAACAAAAGCATGCTGAAAGGCGGAAGGCTTGAAAACCAGTTCTACCAGACTTGGGCAGAGTATTATATCAGATTCATCAAAGAATATGAGAAAAGGGGAATCAACGTATGGGGATTAACCGTTCAGAATGAGCCGATGGCTACACAGACGTGGGAATCCTGCATTTATACGGCGGAAGAAGAAGGGCAGTTCCTCAGAAACAACCTCGGGCCTACGCTCTGGAAGAACGGATATAAAGATAAGAAAGTCATGATCTGGGACCATAACCGTGACCTGATCTACCAGAGAGCCACTACTACACTGAGTGATCCGGAAACATCCAAATACGCTTCTGGGATCGGCTACCACTGGTACGAGACCTGGAATAACAAAACCCAGCTTTTTGATAACCTTCTGGAAACCCAGCGCGCATTCCCGGATAAGTTTTTAGCCTTCACGGAAGGATGCAAAGAGCAATTCAGCCTCGATAAAATTTACGAAGTAAGCCTGGGCGAGCTGTATGGTAAAAATATGATCAATGATTTCAATAAAGGTACCGCACTATGGACGGACTGGAATGTACTGCTGGATGAAACCGGCGGGCCGAACCATGTCGGGAATTTCTGTTTTGCGCCTATTATTGCTGATACCAAAACCGGAGAAGTGCATTATACCTATGAATATTATTACATCGGGCATGTGTCCAAATTTGTAAAACCTGCTGCACGCAGGATCGGGACTTCGTCCAACAGGGCTGCGCTGACCTCAACGACATTCATGAATGAAAACGGACAGCTCGTGACGGTCATCATGAATGATTCCGATACGGATATCCAGGCCAACCTTTGGATCGAAGGCATGGCTGCCGCACTACCGGCGCCGGCCCATTCCATTCAGACCATATTGTTATAACGAATACAACAAAACTTCATATTAACAGTTATTTTTTGCGGTATCGGCGGCACTGAAAGTGCCGCCGATACTTTTTTGCTGTATTCCGGAAAACAAAAAAACCGGAAAGTTCAACTTTCCGGCCTGTATATTTTGGATCAGTGATCACTTATTCGACATCATATTTGCTGATTACCTTCTGGGTAACGCCTGAGCTGCTGAAGCCTCCGTCGTGGAACAGGTTCTGCATCGTTACTTTTTTCGTCAGGTCTGAGAATAAAGTTACACAGTAATTCGCACAGTCAAGAGCCGTAGCATTCCCAAGCGGTGACATATCTTCTGCATATCCAAGGAATCCTCCGAATCCTTTTACACCGCTTCCTGCAGTGGTAGGGGTAGGAGACTGGGAAACAGTATTAACCCGTACTTTTCTTTCTCCCCAGTAGTTTCCGAATGTTCTCGCAATACTTTCAAGATAGGCTTTGTTATCAGACATATCATTATAATCCGGGAATGTTCTCTGGGCAGCAATATAGCTTAACGCCAGGATGCTTCCCCATTCATTCATACAGTCTTTCTCCCATGCCACACGCATTACTTTGTGGAAAGAAACCGCTGAAACGTCCCAGCCTTTTTCTAACCAGTCGTAGTTCATTTCCGTATAATGTTTGCCCTTTCTTACGTTAACAGACATTCCTATAGAGTGAAGGATAAAATCGATCTTACCGAATTTGGCAACCGCAGCATCAAAAAGTTTTTCCAGATCTTCAATAGAAGTTGCATCAGCTCCGATAATATCTGAGCCTGTTTTTTCTGCAAGAGCATTCAGTTCTCCCATTCTCATGGCGATAGGTGCGTTGGATAAGATAAATTCTGCACCCTCTTCATGACATCTCTCTGCCACTTTCCATGCGATAGACTGTTCATTAAGCGCTCCGAAAATAATTCCTTTTTTGCCTTTAAGTAAACCGTATGACATATTTTCTAATGTTTATTAGGTACAAATGTAGCGATATTTGTGTTTACAGCATAATAAAAAACGGAGCCTCTTATAAAAAGGCTCCGTTTTTTTTGAAAATATTTATAAAACTGAAATTAATTGGTTTTTTTGTTCCATTCTGCCTTTACATCTTCTGCGGCATCTTTGGTTTTTTCCCATGCATCATTGGCTTTGTCTTTGATGTTTTCCCATGCATCGGAAGCATTATCTTTTACTTTATCGAACCAGTCTTCCTGACTTGCCTCCTGATCGTTGGCTCTTTTTTCGTTGATATAATCTTTTGCTCTGTCAGCTAAATCCTCAACTTTCCATTTTGTGTTGTCCGCAGCATTTTTCAAAGAATTTTCTGTTTTGTCTACTGCGTTTTCTGCTTTGTTATAATCTGAATTGTTCATAATAAATATATTTGTGTATTATATTCTGAAATAAACAATAACCGTTCCTAAAAATGTGGTACTCTGTTAAAATTTTCATAATATTTTTTGATCCTGTTGAATCTTTATCTGAACAGATATTTCTTAGAATAGCAATCCAAAACTTCATTGCTTATATCCGGTTCCGGATCTTCTACCTGTATCATACAGATCAGTTAAGTTCATCCAGGCTGATCAGGCTGACGGGTTTTAATAAAAAAAAATCATCCATAATACTATGAATGATTTTAATCTGTCACCTGTTTGGCAGCCCTGTTATGAAATGATCCTGTCCAGTACCCAGGTAATCAGCCTTTTTTCAGAAGCATGGTGATCCGCGGAAAACTCGCCTCTTCTCCTGTTGGCGATGACGTTATTCACTGTAATGGCTTTATGGCCCAATAATTTGGATAAAGCGTAAATGGCAGAGGTCTCCATTTCAAAATTGGTCACTCCGAGGTCGTTCAGTGTTTCGAGAAACTGGTCATCAAGTGCCTTCAGGCGAAGCTGCCTTCCCTGCGGAGCATAAAATCCGGGGAACGTAGCCGTATTTCCATGGTATGCAGCATCTTTGTACAGGTTTCCCAGTTCTTCAGACCATTCGGAGAAGTACAGCATCGGCTTGATACTCGGATACGGGAATTTTTCCATGAATTTTTTTGAGAATTCATTGTCAAACCGGTAGTCCTGATAAAAATGCATCAGTCCGTCAAGGCCCACTACATTCTGTGTTACCAGCATATTGTCAACCTGAACGTCAGGGTTTACACTGCCGCAGGTTCCCATCCTGAATAGCTGCAGTGAAGAATGCTCTGCCTTGAATTCTTTATGTTTAAGATCGATATTGACTAAGGCATCCAGCTCATTCATGACAATATCAATATTCTCCGTCCCGATACCTGTGGACATCACGGTGATCCTTTCACCACGTAAAGTTCCGGTATGGGTATAAAATTCCCTTTTGTTTTTTCTGATCTCTACCGAATCAAAGTAGGCCGAAACTTTGGGTACCCGGTCCGGATCTCCTACAAGGATAATTTTTTCAGCAATATCTTCCGGGAGAAGATTGAGGTGGTAAACGCTTCCGTCATCATTCAGAACAAGCTCTGAAGCAGCAAGTTTATTTAGCATATATTATATATTATTTGTGGTGAGGCATTCATAAGGTAAGAACCTCAGATTATCCGCCGACTCTTTTTGTTTTAAATCCCATATCCTTCAGGATCTCCATGATTTTGTCACGGTTATCGCCCTGAATAACGATGATCCCGTCTTTTTCCGAACCTCCGATTCCCAGTGTGGTCTTGATTTTCTTTGAAATCTTTTTGAGTTCCTCTTCACTGCCTTCCCAGCCTTCAATCAGGGTTACGGGCTTGCCGTTCCTGCCTTTCTTTTCAAATTTGCATACCAGAGGTTCTTTCTGCCTGAATTGTTCTTCCGGCATTGTAAAGTCCTGTTCCTCATGTTCAGGAAAGAGGTTTTTCAGTTGATCTCGTAAGTCCATGAAGCAAAATTAAAAATAATATTCTGTAAAACGGATCCGGCAGAAGATAAAAGTTGCCACAGAACAAAACTTTTACCTTATCACAAGAGTGTGTAATATTTTATTAATTTTGATTGTTGTATCATCAACACACTCTTATGAGTTAAAAAAATAACTTCTTTTTAGCAGCTGCGGTACTGTTCATTTCTGCATCTGTATATGCACAGAAAGGATTTTCTACGGATCCCCTGCAGACTGTTTTCGAAACCGGAGATACCAAGAGGTTCTGGCAGGCTTTCGACAGCATGCCGGCCTCATCCGGTAATCCGTTTACTGAATACGTCAATGAAGGGTCACCGGGAGTAAAGGGATTTATTCTCTACAGGATCATCAATGCAGATTCATTGTATATAACTGTAAAAAACAATCAGGAAAAATATTTGAAAAGCAGGAATGTACTTACCGGAATCGGGGCCAAAGAAAAAAGGACTAAATCAATTTATGCGGCTATGAAGTACTGGTACCCGAAAGCAACATTTCCGCCGGTATATTTTGTCTATGGAAGATTGACTTCGGGCGGGACAGTATCCGGTGACGGGATCATCATCGGTACTGAAATGCTTAAAGACCTGGATGGCATTACAGCGCTGATCGCACATGAGCTCATCCATTTTCAGCAGGATGTCAAAGGAATAACTCTCTGCTTAAACAATCGCTTGTTGAAGGCGGCGCAGATTTTATCGGAGAGCTGATTTCGAGTGAAAACATCAATTCTGATAAATACAGGTATGGAGATGCCCATGCGGAACAGCTGTACCGGGAATTTGTCAGCAGGCTGAAAGATGAAAAGTTAGAAGACTGGCTCTATGGGACGAGCAAAAAAGATGACCGGCCCAATGACCTGGGATACTGGATAGGCTATAAAATAACAGAGGCTTATTTCAACAGGCAGAATGACAAACACAAAGCGGTTAACGATATCCTTCATATGAAAGATCCGCTGGTATTTCTCAGAGAGAGCGGGTTTTTAGATTCTTATATCCAGGATTACACACATTCAGGAAGCAATATATTTGATGATTTTTTCAAAGAATATTCAGATGAGACCTATCCGGTACAAATTACAGTGAAGGTTCCGAAGCCGGATGATGAGGTCTATATTACCGGCAATCAGCCGGAACTGGGCAGCTGGAACCCTTCAATGGTGAAAATGCACCGGAAAAAGCTTACGAGAGAACCATCAACATCAGGGTCCATCTTCCTGCCCAATTTAAGTTTACCGGTGGTAGCTGGAGCAGGGAGGCAGAGGTAAAAGGCATAAGCACCTGGCTGAACATCAAAGTAGACAGTATCAGGTCCAAAAACCTTCAGTATCAGGTGGTCAGCTGGAAATGATTTCTTGCAATCATATATTTAGAGAATAATTTAATCAAAATTTAAGAACCGCTGATTCTTAAATTCATCTAAAATTGAATAAATTTGTGTTATAAAGTTTATACAAAATGTCGAAAAAAGCAATATTAGCCATCCTTGACGGATGGGGGCTGGGCACCAATCCTGATGTTTCAGCTCTGGATAAAGCCAATACACCATTCATAGACAGCTGTTACCAGAAATTTCCGCATACGACTCTTGAAGCCAGCGGCCTAGCAGTAGGACTGCCTGTAGGGCAGATGGGAAATTCAGAAGTAGGGCATATGAACCTGGGAGCGGGCAGGGTGGTATACCAGAACCTCGTAAAACTGAATATGGCCGTGGAAAACGGCACTTTGGGACAGGAAAAAGCCATTCAGGATGCTTTTGAATACGCAATGAGAGAAAATAAAAAGGTACACTTCATCGGATTGGTTTCCGATGGCGGTGTGCATTCGCATATCAACCATTTGAAAGGATTGCTTACGGCAGCAAAAGCCTTTGGTTTTAAAGAAAACGTCTATGTGCATGCCTTTACAGACGGCAGGGACTGTGATCCGCATTCAGCAGTTGGTTTTATCCAGGATCTGGAAAAACATATGGAAACCACTGTCGGAAGGCTGGCAACCGTGGTCGGAAGGTATTATGCCATGGACCGGGATAAAAGATGGGAGCGTGTCAAGCTGGCTTATGATGCGCTTGTGGAAGGCGTAGGATTGCAGACAACCGATGCCATTGCAGCCATCCAGGCTTCTTATAAGGATAATGTAACCGATGAATTCATAAAGCCGATCATCCTTACCAAAACAACAGCCATAGGCAATATTGTGCCGATGGCGAAAATTGATGACAATGATGTGGTGATCTGCTTCAACTTCCGTACAGACCGAGGGCGTGAAATTACCGAAGTGCTTTCCCAGCAGGATTTTCCGGAGTATTTCATGAGGAAACTGCCTTTGTACTATGTGACTTTAACCAATTATGACAAGACATTCAAAGATGTTCACGTGGTATTTGACGAAGAAGTGCTGAAAGATACCATGGGAGAAGTGCTGGAAAGAAACGGCAGAAGCCAGATCCGTATTGCGGAAACTGAAAAATATCCGCATGTTACCTTTTTCTTTTCCGGAGGACGTGAAGAGGAATTTGAAGGCGAGCGCAGGCTGTTATGCCCAAGCCCGAAAGATGTGCCTACCTATGATCTGAAACCTGAAATGTCTGCTTATGACATTACCAATGCCATCATTCCTGAAATTGAGCACGGAACAGCTGATTTTATCTGTCTGAACTTTGCCAATACGGATATGGTGGGGCATACCGGTGTTTTCTCAGCAGCGGTAAAAGCAGCGGAAACCGTAGATGAATGCATCGGGAAAGTAGCTACAGCTGCCTATGAAAACGGGTACGCCGTTTTCATCCTTGCCGATCACGGAAATTCTGATGTGATGATCAATCCGGACGGAACACCGAACACCCAGCATTCCACTAACCTTGTGCCGTTCATCGTGATGGATAAAGACCATACCTGGAACCTGAAACCAGGTAAACTGGGAGATGTGGCTCCTACCATTCTCAACGTTATGGGAGTGGAGATCCCGGCTGTCATGACAGGAGACATATTAGTCAGCTAGACCAACAATATAATCCGAAAAATACCGTTATTTAAACCATAACGGTATTTTTTTATGATGAATATCACAGGAATGCTTGTTATGCTTACAATAATAAGTTATATCTTTGTCAATTAAATCTAAATAGTAATAATGTATCAGCAGCTAGTAAGGAAAGAAGTAATGGGGATGTTGGAAAAGGAAGTAGGTTCTTTTCTTGAGAAATTTTTGACGCCCATTGAGAAAATATGGCAGCCTTCCGATTACCTTCCAGACCCGTCAAGTGCAGATTTTAAATATGACCTGGAAGAAATACAGACTTTCGCCAGGGAAATGCCTTATGATCTTTTTGTAACCCTGATCGGTGACTGTATTACCGAAGAGGCACTACCTTCGTATGAATCCTGGCTGATGGGCGTAGACGGAGTGAACCAGGAAGAAAAAGTAGGCTGGGTA is part of the Chryseobacterium camelliae genome and encodes:
- the bglX gene encoding beta-glucosidase BglX, which gives rise to MKRVYFLLAVAAFGMNASGQKTADQKASELLSKMTLEEKIGQLVQYSGFEYATGPQNTNSATVLEEIKKGKVGSMLNVAGSEETRNFQKLALQSRLKIPLLFGQDVIHGYRTTFPVNIGQAASWDLTLIEQSERIAATEASAYGIHWTFAPMVDIARDPRWGRVMEGSGEDTYLGTRIGLARIRGFQGKGLGNLDAIMACAKHFAAYGAAVGGRDYNSVDMSLRQLNETYLPPFKAAAEAGVATFMNSFNDINGIPATTNRYILRDLLKGQWNYRGFVVSDWGSIGEMVAHGYARDNKEAAEKAIIAGSDMDMESRAYMAELPRLVQEGKVDSKLIDDAARRILIKKFEMGLFDDPYRFSSEKRQQQQTNNRENRKFGREFGSKSIVLMKNQDNILPLSRSVKTVALIGPFGKETTANHGFWSVAFKDDNQRIISQFDGIRSQLDKNSTLLYAKGANADDQDRSMFAEAVATAKKADVVIMTLGEGHAMSGEAKSRSNIHFSGVQEDLLKEIAKTGKPIVLMINAGRPLVFDWAADNIPAIMYTWWLGTEAGNSIADVLFGSVNPGGKLPMTFPRTEGQIPVYYNHYNTGRPAKNNTDRNYVSAYIDLDNDPKFPFGYGLSYTTFRYSDMSLSSANLTGNQALDISVTVSNTGKYDGEEVVQLYIRDLVGKVVRPVKELKGFQKVLIKKGEQKTVHFRLTTQDLKFYDDALNYDWEPGEYDIMVGTDSQQVQTKRITWLK
- a CDS encoding glycoside hydrolase family 30 protein; translation: MRSAALCGVALLSFLGCSSTSSDLANNENPVNGGGGTTGDPVDVWLTKGDQSVKLQQQTAVYFTSASNSYPSIEIDASKVFQTVDGFGYTLTGGSVEVINQLTAAKKQELLNDLFSSSGIGISYLRISIGASDLNSEVFSYDDMPAGQTDLSLSQFSLTKDQAVIQMLKDILVINPNIKILTTPWSPPVWMKDNGSTIGGSLKPEYYNVYAQYFVKYIQAMKAQGITVHAVTPQNEPLHPGNNPSLYMTAANQAAFIKNNLGPAFQAANINTKIIAYDHNCDNPAYPLAVLNDTGANPYVDGSAFHLYAGDISALSTVHNLYPDKNVYFTEQWTSSTGNFSGDLDWHVKNIIIGSMRNWSKTALEWNVANNASFGPHTPGGCTQCKGAVTINGGNSYEKNVAYYIIAHASKFVPVNSQRIASTETGNLSTVAFKTPAGKTVLIVQNGSSTDQTFNIKYNQKTAPVTISGHSAATYIF
- a CDS encoding glycoside hydrolase family 30 protein, translated to MKKIVVSCLVIGAVFNASAQNYWKKNAGKTARVILTDAKTQEKMADKGVVKFVKMDQPKETDACIFVDPDFKYQKLIGIGGAITDASAETFYKMPKNKQKEIIDAYYGKDGLGYTVARTNMNSCDFSSDSYTYVRDNDTSLKSFNVAHDEKYKIPMIKEAQKAVGKDFTFYFSPWSPPAWMKSNKSMLKGGRLENQFYQTWAEYYIRFIKEYEKRGINVWGLTVQNEPMATQTWESCIYTAEEEGQFLRNNLGPTLWKNGYKDKKVMIWDHNRDLIYQRATTTLSDPETSKYASGIGYHWYETWNNKTQLFDNLLETQRAFPDKFLAFTEGCKEQFSLDKIYEVSLGELYGKNMINDFNKGTALWTDWNVLLDETGGPNHVGNFCFAPIIADTKTGEVHYTYEYYYIGHVSKFVKPAARRIGTSSNRAALTSTTFMNENGQLVTVIMNDSDTDIQANLWIEGMAAALPAPAHSIQTILL
- a CDS encoding nucleoside phosphorylase, with the translated sequence MLNKLAASELVLNDDGSVYHLNLLPEDIAEKIILVGDPDRVPKVSAYFDSVEIRKNKREFYTHTGTLRGERITVMSTGIGTENIDIVMNELDALVNIDLKHKEFKAEHSSLQLFRMGTCGSVNPDVQVDNMLVTQNVVGLDGLMHFYQDYRFDNEFSKKFMEKFPYPSIKPMLYFSEWSEELGNLYKDAAYHGNTATFPGFYAPQGRQLRLKALDDQFLETLNDLGVTNFEMETSAIYALSKLLGHKAITVNNVIANRRRGEFSADHHASEKRLITWVLDRIIS
- a CDS encoding glycoside hydrolase family 16 protein, whose translation is MKIRYMLSLFTGGLLVFSACSCISWLSHPRSRLVWNDEFNGKGLPDSTKWNYDVGGHGYGNNEEQFYTKNRPENARLEDGKLVIEARKEQWEGNTYTSARLLTKGKFSFQYGTVEVRAKLPKGRGTWPAIWMMSEKMKKWPDDGELDIMEHVGYHQGYIHASVHTKKYNHIIGTQKTDTLVVQDASEQFHVYKGVWTPEKIDVYVDKQKYFTYENREKTYDAWPFDQPYFLILNLAIGGFWGGKEGIDDRIFPQKFEIDYVRVYQNR
- a CDS encoding enoyl-ACP reductase FabI; protein product: MSYGLLKGKKGIIFGALNEQSIAWKVAERCHEEGAEFILSNAPIAMRMGELNALAEKTGSDIIGADATSIEDLEKLFDAAVAKFGKIDFILHSIGMSVNVRKGKHYTEMNYDWLEKGWDVSAVSFHKVMRVAWEKDCMNEWGSILALSYIAAQRTFPDYNDMSDNKAYLESIARTFGNYWGERKVRVNTVSQSPTPTTAGSGVKGFGGFLGYAEDMSPLGNATALDCANYCVTLFSDLTKKVTMQNLFHDGGFSSSGVTQKVISKYDVE